taatgaaaacaaaggctTATTGGAGCTGTTTCTGCTCAACTTTCCACAGTCTCTTTTCATGTAACTCTCTGGAATcagattttttccaagaaatactgtgagaaaaaaagaataataataataataattataataataataattataataataaaaagcatctGGAACCAGCTCAGAAGATGTCTAATGCTTTTCAGCTTGACTGACTTGGAGTGCATTGACCACaccatttatattttcttcaggtacctgcaagaaaacaaaaagaaaggtcaTGCTCTAGCAGAAGCCAGGGAGGGACGACAAGGAAAGGAGAGGCAGGCGACGAAGCCAAAACAGTCCCAAGGAGCCAGGTACTTTGCTGTTGCACACCTGAACTCCACTGAGAAAGGACTCCATCTACAAGAGGTACCCCCGGTTCAAAAGCGTTAACCCATGGTACCCCTAGAAGCCAACCTCTTAAGTGAGATCTGGCTGGTTTGCTGCCTCCATGGTGAGTGCTGGTGGGGAGGCAACTGTTTtaggcttttcctttccttctcctcttcctctcccttcctttcccttccttttgttGGTAAAGCATTTGTACACCAGGAGCTCGCTCATGCAAGGTGCCTGTGCTGATGGATTTATACAGGTGCCTGAGGGCTCCATGAGGCTCTCCAGGCCATCCTACAGGTTTGGGACCCACAAGTGTGGGTGGGAAGACCATGTCGGGTGATAGGGGAACATGTCCATCAAAAGAAGAAGAGAACTGCCAGTCTGCTTGTGGTGGGGAGGGTCCCAGATGGTGCGGCATAGCACCTGAGCTTTCTTATCCAGTCTTGTGATGAGACTTAACCATAGGAGTTCATATACAAAATTATTAGTGGGTGTCTTTTCACACttactgcaagaaaaaactCTTGTATGAGAAGATGCAAAAGATCTCAGAGCGACTGTCATTGGTAGAAAAGAATATCACAAGTAAAGTTATATCAGATAGAAAAGAGGCGTCTGACTGTTACATAAACTCAAAGACGACACTCAGGGGACCGGCAGCTAACAGCTCTTGGAAAGTGGAAAGGGGactgaggggaaaataaattatctgtgAGCTGCTGCAAGAAGCCAAATAATTCACGTTAAGTAAGTTGAAGAAGGGACTGTCTCTTCTGCGAGGTATTTGAGTCTTGGCCAGGAGTACAATACCTGGATTCACTGGACACCCGCCAGAGTTCAGACAGTGGAAATACAACTGGACCGTGATTTTCTGCAAGGCTTTTAGcaaatgtgaggaaaaaaacccgCGAGAAGTAACAAGAAAAACGTTCAATTTTCCAATGGGGGGATGGAATAGGAGCGGCTGACTGATGATGTGTGAACAGAAGTcagctgggaaaggaagaaaataatcttaaaacAACCATACAGCAAATTCTTCTGGGTTAGGAAGGAAACCCCAGCAAACCTTGACCATAGGGAACAGGAGTTTGAGACAGGACTCTCCACTGCCTCCCCTCCATCATTTTTCCCAGTACACCGAACACTGCAGTGGAAGAAGCTGTATGACTGCCTCTCCAGAAGATAATGATAAAAGACATAGGAATCAAttttgcaaaacacattttcttagCCAGCCCCAGCGGACGACCAGCGGGTCTCTCCACATGCTCCTCCAGTGCAGCACAGAagcaggaagaagcagaagtggTCCATTCTAGCCCATTGGCTTTGACCCACGTGGACCCACCTCCTCACTTAAACACCACGGGCCAATCCTTCACGCACTGCAAAATGCTTGATTGATTTCACCTCAAGGAAATTCTATCAATCATACCACAAATGCTTGGGCCAGATcttctccaggacagcagggcagATGTGTGCACAGTTTTCATTTGTAGGACACATCCTAGTTTGCCACCAGTGGAGAAGTCCTACCTCTCTCTGCCCCTTAGAAAAGGTCCCTGTCCCAGGGCAGCTGGTGCAACACGCTCACTCGTCGGCTAGAGGGCAGATCAAAGCATCTACCGTGAAGGGAAAAGTAAAGCTCCAAACTACTTCCCACACATAGCTTCAGCCTCGTTAGCTGCAAAATGCTGGTGAAGAAGAGCAAGATACCCCTGAGCATGAGGCAGTGAGAGCAGCGCACCTAGAAATGGGACCCTTCTCACTGGCTCTCTGTAGAGGGAGCTGGAAACCACCGGTCTCTCCAGCCTGACCTTATGTCACCCAGGGGATACACCAGAGACCTGGAGGTTCCCATCTCAGCATTGTCTCCCAAAGGGATTTCTTCTCAAGCACAGGTCCTGATTTCCAGGGCAAACTTCTACAGCTACAGCACTGCAGAAGACCTGAGTGTTAACACCCAggtcaaatgaaaaattaagcaaccaaaaaaaccttaAGGTGCACAGGAGTAAAAAAGGTCAAAGGGAACAGCAAGCTTTTATAAAGCGCTCTAAATTGTTGACAACAAGAACTGAACAACCTTAAATAAAGAAAGGGAGGATGCAGAGAAAGCCTTCAAGATGCAGTTAGACTTTGAGAAATGTCACTAGAAGTCAAGGTGTCTGGGTGGCAAAGTTAGGGAAAACATGACAAAATCTAGGTCAGGGTCTTGGCCCATAAAACCAACCTAGAGCCAGCACGCACACAGGCCAGCCACCATGCCTGGAGCGAAGTCACGCAAAGGGGGGCTTGAAATGCACCTTCCACATAGTGGGAGGATTTGACAACTAGAATAGCACTGTCCAGATGACGAGGCTTTTAAAACCGTAcgaaaagaaaacagcaggtaGCAAGGAAAATGCTAAAATACTGATTTGAGTAAGGAAGATCTGCAGACCTTAGGGCATGGCCCAAATAACACCCTTCCAGCTGCTCAGAGGCAGGGATCTGCTGGGCTCAGATGCAGCAGGATGCTTTTAAAAGGCGGAGCTGCCTGCAGAGTCATCACAATTATACAGCACAAGTTTTAAGTGAAATATCTACTTTAACTGACAGGGCTTAGCTCTCCAGATATTCCTTGACAACTAGAAGCACTCTGCACCTTGTGCTCTGCAAGGAAAGCATGCACCTGGGGCCACAACAACAGGTAGGAATGTGAGGCAAAGCTAACagtattgattttaaaatggtgttttaTTAGCTTATCTTATCAGCACAGTTAATATTCAAGAAAGTAAGACAAACATATATAACACTTTGACCTTTGCTATCTGgaataatatttacttttactCTTTACACACATGACCTATAGGCTGCAAATGGTTCACACCAACTGTGAAAAACCAAAGTAATACcctgaaaaaacccaccttgAACTCACTGGAGCTTTTACAGGTCAAAAGTAGGGCCTGAGCAGTGAATTTACAGTGATGAAAGGAGAAGTATAATGCAATAAAGGgcacaattaagaaaaaaaacctcaaaaagcACAAAGCAGCTGAGTTTTGTTAGCACATGGGCTACTGATGTCCGCCCTCAGGACTTGGGGAATGGGCTCCAAGCCAAATGCCATCCTGTTTGTGGCTACAGGCATagcaattttccctttttaggGACATTCCTCACTTTTGAGGGTGTCCTATACAGCCAAAGGAAGAGCAGAGGTAGGTCTAGAAGGTAAAATATCCGCCAGTACAAAAGAGAAGAGAACCCTGCATAAATGGCAAGGCCCTCCTGCTGATGACTGTGCTGCAACTGCTCACGGGCACTTCAGGAGAAGAAACCCTTCTCTGCTTCAAAATTACCTTCCCTTGCTGTGCTGCCAGTCATTGCTATTTTATCAAAGGCTTACACCATGAGGAGGATGATGCAGGGACAGCAGGGCTAATCAGGACTCACAGATGGGTCTCAAAATGCCAAGGTTAGGGCTGTGCAGGTGCCAAGAGATGAAGGCAGGGGTGTTCTGTTGGGAGACTCTCCAAAAAGTTCCCCGCACACCCTCCTCAGAGTCTGGAGCCTCTGACTATGTTTGCAGGAAAACGGAGAGGGTTTGTGGTTGCTTCTAAGAGAAGCTAGTGATGCAGTGGAGAAGACTCCATTGCTGCAGGTCTTTAAGGACTGAGACCAGCGTTTTGTAAGAATGACACTCCCTAACATGGCTTTGTCTTGGGGTAGGGCTGGGCTTGGTTCAGGATCCTCTGACGCAGGGCAGTGACAGCCAGGCGGGTCACTCTGCTGGGCTACGTCAGAGCAGAGGCACTCCAGATGGAAAATGATGTTCTCATCATGAGTTTTCTGCCAGGGAAAATATCTGCCCTGTTCCAAAGAAGCTGTCTTGATACTCACCAATGCGTGATCAAACTTAAAAGTACTGATGTAGTAGGCTGGGATGTCGGCTGCGGCCAAAGGCTCAGAAATCTGAGCGACAATTCCACATTCGTCTGTGGGGGAGATTAAAAAATCAATCATTGTCTGAATGGCACCTGTCAGTCTCGCAGAACTCCTGGGTCTCGCCAGCTCCGCAGCCAAACGGAGGAGTTTGTCTTCACAAACTCCAATGAGAAGGGATCTCTGTAGTAAAATGTGTTCTTTCTCACAGAATCAGGCTCTTTGGGCCACCATGATACATTGCATATTTGATTTTATTGCCTTCTTTTTGTTACAGAGGAATGTAAATCCCCCAAAGGCACTGAACATTAGGACTGGAATGATTTTCAGaagtccaaagaagggcaactaATGATGTTCAGGAAGGAAGCACCAAAACCAGTCTCACATACCCTTaacctctgtttttctctttagcTCTTGCGAGTTAACACTTGCCCTGCACGTCTGAGAGAGGAGATGCTGCCCTGCTGGCCAGCCTGGACACATGGTTCCTAGATCACAGACCACTACAGCCCCTGAGACAGGATTTCATGCCAGTTTACATGGTTCATCTGTCCTGTTCATTGCAGAACATTGTTTCCAGATGAAATCTGAGTTTCACTGATCCAAACTGTACATTTCAACTTGATTGTAAGCTAGCATACTTAAACATCGCATACTTAGGGGACTGGTAGGTGTCCTGCGGTCCCACCAGTGATATATACCATGTAATTTCTACATATTTGTCTCTAAGATACATAAAGAGAAGGTGCATGAAAATTTCCTTCTTGCTACTTTTGGCTGTCTGGTGTAGAAGCTgcaattaaatacaaaaattgggcaaacattttccagaaatgtttttgaagcCTGTGTTTTGTAACTGTTTCAGAGGCCATGGGAAGGAGTGTTTTCTGAAGATCAGGCCCTTGTTTCAATATTCAGATCAGCCTCCTTAAAATTACAGGGGACATAAAAGTAACCAGAACGCTTCTGCAGACATGAAGCATTTGCTCTGCGCTGCTTAGGTCCAATATTCTTTTGAGCAGAGAAAATGTTTGCAACCCTGAACGGACTGCCACTTGGACTGCTAGAAATCTGTACCAAATCTACCGGAGCCACAGAGTTGCCCGCGGACAGCACTGGACTGCGGCAGTGCCGCCTGACCACTGATTTCAGTAGTCTACAATGCATTCCCGTATCACCTTTTTGCCcactttttctctttaaacGGAGACCCAGCTGTAGCTACCTCCGCAGTCCAGCAGATGAATGCAATTTAGATGGAGCTGTCAAGCATGCAGTACTTTCAAAAGTATATTTAGAAGTCTGACTTATTAGGTAGGAGTCAGACTCCTCCCGTTTGAGAAGCCCAGCTTGCAAAGTCATGTTAAGCTTCTGGCTCTTAAAAAGCCTCAGCCTCAGATGGATttttccatcatctttgaagGCCCTGAGGCGACTGACTACCTGTGCACCAACTGATCCCCCAAATGTTTACCTACCAAAGCCAAGAGGCTGCCCACCAATCCGCACCATCTTCCAGAGTTCACCAGATGCACTTGTAAACAACAAATTATTAGGaaatctgtaaaagaaaaggaacaccAAACGCGGCAATTAAAACACAGCAGTGTGTCAAATATTGCCTGTGGGGATGCTTCTGTTCCTGTATCCCTGCGCTGCTTGAAGCCAACAatagtggcagcagcagcttggtGAATCAGAGAAAACTCAAGGCAAGAGGGACAGATgcacctgcctgcccctccAGATGTCCTGTGGTAAACCAGCACCCAATGCTGGAAGTGTGCACAGCCACCCGGAGAGGCATGGTAAAAGATTTCTAAGAAACAGGCCATGCCCCAGCTCCACAAACGTCAAGACTGTTACCTGAAGGCTTGATTTGAACTGCATTTAGAAACGCCTAGGGACAGAATATGTTTCTATACCTACTCTCTTAGGAATGTTAACAGTGACCACTGGTTTTGTGTCTGAGCATCATCAGTGCTTTTCTCCATACCATCCCTGGGAGGTCCCTGGGATCCCTGCGGGGATCCCCATTTCTTAGCAGAGGAAAGAAGACCAGTGGCTAAGTGACTTGCCCAGGGTCAAGCAGGCAGTCTGTGCAGAGGAGGAATTGGCTGCCCAGGTTCCCCAAGCACCGGGCTGCTGCTGCAACGCTCTAGCCTCTCTTGAAGGCAGACAGAGGTTTACTTCAATTAAGGTCAAAGAAACTTTCAAGGGGGCAATTAATAGTTTGCAAAACAAGTCCCTAGGGCTGGcaagaattaaaaccaaacactgTACTGTGTGCCAAAAGTAAACCTATGCATTGCACCTCAGTGCAGCAACCTGTCTGGCCTCCAGACCTCAGAGACTCCTGTGATGTGAAGCTGCAGaagcgcacacacacacaaacaggcTGATATTTGCTCCCGAGGTGACTTTCTCCTTGCCAGACAAACGAGTCATGGCTCCGGCTGCACAGGGATGACTCAGTACATTATCATCACAAGGAGACTCCGCACCAAGCCCAGCCATGtgtaaaagcaaagcaggaggacAGCATCACTGACATCCCCACCCTATTTTGGCCTTTAGCAGTAAAACTTCAACCATGCACGCTgtatttctttgggttttgctcttaaaaacacagctactgaacaatggaataaaaatgtcaaaaccaTTTTGCTCCAGTGTTCCTCTTTCAAAAGTGAGATAACCCTATGGTACATTGGCTTGTGATTTCATGGAGGGCTTGGACAGACAAGCCCAAAATTCAGGAGCTAGAACTAACATGCCAGACATCACTCAGAGAAGTGACAGAGTGTACAGGCACGTGAAACCCATGCAATGAGACTCCTAAGAATTAATATGGAGGAGCTTAAGCTGCTTCCTGCTCCTGTGAGAACACCCCAGATGTCTTTTTGGGGTCCAGGAGACCCTAAGACCAAAGCTCACCTCTGCTGTGTCTGGACATCCATGACCAAGGAGATGTAACCCTCaatgagagaaaaggagaaaaagcgAATATGTCCCGAGTCTTCGTTGCCCACCACCGAGTCTTTTACTCTGAAGAGACAGGAGAGAACAGCATTAACTGTGGCTAGAAGAGCAAAGGAAGGATTTTAAAGCAGATATAGCCAGTAAAACGAGAAGTGTTCATATACTGACTTAGGGgactgaaaaaaatgccagtCCCCACGATTGACAAAACTCTCCCACCCCCGCCCCAAGGTCCTCTCACAGGAGGCTGTGGGCCAGGAGCTCCAGGCGCCAAcgggcagcagcacagccagccgTACATCCTCTGGTCATACGTGAATATGTAGCACGTTGATCGCATTGCTACTTTTAGCTTAAATCTGAAAAGGCTCAGCCTTCCAAAGCCAATGGATGTCTCTGGGCACCCTCAATCTTCTAATTGGCTTCCACCTGTCAGGACAACCCTCCTCAGCCTGTGAAACCTCCCGCCCTAAGTGCAGGGCAGCGCAGCAGCGTAAGGCCACAGCAGATCCCTGGGCATCCTGGAGCAGCAATGTGAATCTGCACCCCAGATGCCAGCCACACCTCCCCTGGGAGCCTGTCTCCCTGCCAGGACCTACCCATTGGAGTAAAACATGACATCCATTAGGAGTGTAGCAACAGCGGGAAGGGTATCTGGATCCAGGCTGGTGACGCAGAACATATTACTCGGACTGGAAAGGGGATGAATGACAGGCCTCTGAACTGAaagagacacacacagacacacaaaactATGAAGCCACATCTGCAGCAGGTTCACGTCCCACCAGACATGTGTTATCCATGCACCAGCTGTGGCCGCAGAGAGAACTGACGGTGTTCATAAGAACATCTCTCATTACTGAAGCCCTGCTGATTCTCAAGACAGGGACCGAGGAGCCTGGGGGCAACCTGCTCTTGCAGCGTCCTCCCCAGGGTATAGGGTGAGATCATCCCAAGtaccctgccctgcccagggcacaggTCAGCTCTCTGCTTGTAAGGGCTTTCAGGCCATCGGGTGCACCCACATGAGATGGCAAGCTAAGAGAGGTGACAACACAAACTAAAAGGAGCAATAAATTCAGGCCTCCACCATTTAAAAGGCAGGACTATGGAAGgcatttcttcagctgtggTTGCTGGCAGTACAccctcttttccctccttttggGGGGCCTATTTTGCCCTAATacctaaaaaaattaaaaaccagctGACACACAGCAGCTTGGCAACCACActtgcagccagcagctgagaAGCAGCCAGTATTTAGACACACAACTATtaaacacagcaacacaggGAACTGCATACTTGTGCATAATCAACGTGTGTTTCACTGTGCCCTTCCTTCATCCTTTTTGTGTAAGGCTCATTTTCTTAAACAAGATTATCTATAGCTATCAAGTGACAAGGCTGAGTGGCGCTTCATAATAACTGATCCCTGCTTTGTTTGGCTACGGGCACAAACTTACACACAGCGCGTAGGTAAACATATGTGTTTAAGTAGCTCCTTTTCCTGACTGTGGCCTTTGCTTGGCACTTGTTGCCCTAGACTGGAAACATCGTAAGGTTCTGTACAGCCCTGGGCTGACAGTGGCCTTGATCCTGACTGGTATTGAAGTGTGAAAGTTGAACAGCAGCATTCTCTGTGCATCAATCACTGCAATATTTAAACAAGCTTTTATATAAgccattttcctttgaaatgctGAAACATGGAAGTCCGGGCTACAGACAATGTTATTTTTGCAACTGAAATGAGCTGTGGTTTAACTTTCTGTCCTACAAAAGGCAAGTCTCCTCTAGAAATGTGAAACTAGCACTAAAGGCTTAAACTCAGCAAAGCTCATTGGCATTGCTCAGACAGTTACGCACCTACTCAAATCCTTGGTTGAACTGGGATAGACTCAGGCACGTGTTAAGATAGTTTATTATCTTACAACAGGATAAACAGTCACCAGAATGTTGAACGCAGGTAGGAGGCAGACTTTCACCCCCATGTGTCATGGAGACCAACTGCCTGGCAAGCTGAGCCCATGCTGGTCCTTACCCAGTTTTGGTTTGACAAATCCATTCGTTATCCCAAGGTCATCGGCAGCCACTGTCTCCCCATTCACTACTCTGAGGATGGTGAACTCAGCAGCCAGCGTGTGCATTACGAAGGGCAGGTCTCGCTCACGTACCTGAAGTTGACAACAGGATTAGCTCATGATGGTACGCACCAGAAGTGAGAAGACACTGCAGCGGAGGTTACGTACCCTCAGGGCACAGCAAAGTGGACACATCACTCCTGCTTGAGCCAGCAGGTGTGTAAGGATAATTACTGCCTGGATGTGTGTCTAGGGAAGCACATTTGGTGCTATCACGGCAAATATCAGTAGGATTAAGCACTACAGTGTTTTTAAGACTGTGGAAAGAGTGTGGAGACTTCTAGGAGGGAGATGCTTCACCCCTTTTGCAGCATCCCTTCAAGAACCAGCACTGCCTGTTCTTCAGCCTGTTtcctaaggaaagaaaacttatGTGGTTGTGccctctgtgtgtgcacacatgtgtgCGAGACAGAAAGACAGTCTATCTGTCTACCCCCAAAATAACTTTGGAGCCTCTTGCCATCATCAGCCAATCTGACAGCAGACACTATGTTCCTCTAACTCTCAGAAAAACAATGTCTGAGTGATGGTGGGAAATGCTGCCAGTGCCTCCATTAAGGGAAAGACTGCAGTGTGGGCTCAGCGCTCTCATTAGACACCAGATAATCCATACCAACAAATGCCTCATCCTATGAGAAAAGCTCCTGAGATGCCTAACTACAAAGCACAGAGCTCTGGGGAAAGCAGACTTTggtgcttctgctgctccttgaACAACTTCTTCCCAGAAAAGTCATTAAAACTGCCCAACCGAACTTTCATCTGGTGGCAGGTAACTCTGCCTGGTCCTCTCATGTCCTCTTACCAGGATGAAGTCCGTCTGATAGGTGGAGAGCATGAACACTGAGATGTTTTGGTCAGCTAGTGGTGCTATTACTGACTTGGCAATTTTGGTCACTCCAATGGGCTGGGAGCCGGAGAAGCCACCTCCACCAGACACCACGTTGAGGGCAAGCCATGTCGCATCAGCCACGCTCAAGTGTTCTGAGGAAGGGAGCTCTGCAAAGAGACAGAGGGGAAGGACAGAGGTTTGTTTTAGAGGCAGAGAGCGCCAGGTCCACCATCTGGTCCGTATGTGCTTAGCACCGACCTCAGTGCAAGGAATGAAATAAGCCCACTTATCAAGCCAGCCCCCTGGGCTTCCCATGCTGCTTCCCACGTTGGTACTGTGCCGCTTTCTAGATATACCAACTGCATCGATTTCCACTGCAGGACTCATACAAATTTTCAAGGACGACACAGGGAACTACACGAGCCTCAGCAATTCACTCAGATGCCCGTGACCAGCACCGCTGACTTCCCCATGTGGAAAAAGCCTGACGTCTTTGACTTGAATCTCTTCTGTCACACAATTTTCTCCAAATAACTTTACTTGAGCTTTTCCACTCtctcttgtttcctttttcctgctctAAAACCAAATTTTGTTCTCCACGACTCGAGACAGAGGTTGACAGAGCAGCCTGGGCACTAGCACAAGACTTTGGAGATGCAGAGCAGGTACCCTATGCACCTGCAGGCTGCTACCTCCATCTCTAAAGCAGAGGTCAGGAGCCGCACAGTCCTGTAAGGGATGGGAGGTGTAACGTACGCACTAGATTACAAGGTGATCGCATATTAAGATAATGGAAATCTTTTTAAGAATAACCCCGGTTCCGTTCCATTCCATTTGCTTCTAGTCTATTGCTGTTGAGTAGTTAAAAATCTGCAGCTAAAccatttaatataaattattaactGTTTTAAAGAAACCTTAATGTATTAACAGCCTGTGAAACCAGACGCGGACTCTGGAATGAAGGCATAAACTTATCTAAGATTCTCTGGACTTTGGATTTTGGTTTGGCAAATTATAGAAACAAACAGGTCAGATCCAGATCCAGACTCACAAATGCATAATCCCAGCTAAATCTACTTGGTGTAAGGAACCTGACCTCAGCTGGCAAAGACACAGCAGAGGTCCCAGCGGAAACCTGCACACTTTGTTTAGAGGTTAGATGCAGCCCAGCAGTCTGAAAGCCTAAATCCCAGTATTGCTGCTCTTGCAGCCCTGGCACC
This portion of the Phalacrocorax aristotelis chromosome 18, bGulAri2.1, whole genome shotgun sequence genome encodes:
- the CASTOR2 gene encoding cytosolic arginine sensor for mTORC1 subunit 2, with product MELHILEHRLRVASIAKESIQLFTYGLIKLAFLSSKTRCKFFSLTETPEDYTIIVDEEGFLELPSSEHLSVADATWLALNVVSGGGGFSGSQPIGVTKIAKSVIAPLADQNISVFMLSTYQTDFILVRERDLPFVMHTLAAEFTILRVVNGETVAADDLGITNGFVKPKLVQRPVIHPLSSPSNMFCVTSLDPDTLPAVATLLMDVMFYSNGVKDSVVGNEDSGHIRFFSFSLIEGYISLVMDVQTQQRFPNNLLFTSASGELWKMVRIGGQPLGFDECGIVAQISEPLAAADIPAYYISTFKFDHALVPEENINGVVNALQVSQAEKH